Proteins from one Primulina huaijiensis isolate GDHJ02 chromosome 18, ASM1229523v2, whole genome shotgun sequence genomic window:
- the LOC140964539 gene encoding anaphase-promoting complex subunit 10 → MAESSEGEEEGKLTGGNQELVVDEDLREMAKKAAWSVSSCKPGNGVVSLRDDNLDTYWQSDGAQPHLVNIQFQKKVKLQLVVIYVDFKLDESYTPSKISIRAGDGFHNLKEIKAVELVKPTGWVYISLSGSDPRETFVNTFMLQIAVLSNHLNGRDTHVRQIKVYGPRPNPIPHQPFQFTSTEFITYSILR, encoded by the exons GAAACCAGGAACTTGTGGTCGACGAAGACCTTCGAGAGATGGCAAAGAAAGCCGCCTGGAGCGTCAGCTCCTGCAAGCCGGGAAATGGTGTCGTCTCACTCCGAGACGACAATCTCGATACTTACTGGCA GTCGGATGGTGCCCAGCCTCATCTAGTAAATATCCAATTCCAGAAGAAAGTTAAACTTCAATTGGTTGTTATCTATGTTGATTTCAAGCTTGATGAGAGCTACACTCCTAGTAAGATCTCAATTCGAGCTGGTGATGGTTTCCACAACTTGAAG GAGATAAAAGCAGTGGAACTTGTGAAGCCAACTGGATGGGTGTATATATCATTGTCTGGGAGTGATCCAAG GGAAACCTTTGTGAATACTTTCATGTTGCAAATAGCAGTTTTGTCTAATCATCTGAACGGAAGGGACACGCATGTGCGCCAAATCAAAGTTTACGGGCCCCGACC GAATCCCATCCCACACCAACCATTTCAGTTCACTTCGACAGAGTTCATTACTTACTCTATCCTTCGATGA
- the LOC140964409 gene encoding tubby-like F-box protein 5 isoform X2: MKDGIGSLSRKGIEGKLWRSRTGSYVAPDVVVPSEPIQQGRWANLPPELLLDIIRRVEESETSWPARTVVVFCASVCKCWREITKEIVKTPEECGKLTFPISLKQPGPRDSPIQCYIKRDRTTSTYCLYFGLTPSENESDKLLLAAKKIRRATSTDFIISLVADDFSRASNTYLGKLRSNFLGTKFTIYDSQPPKDAAIQHTTRLSRRFSARQVSPRLPAFNYSIATMSYELNVLRKRGPRRLHCVIHSIPVSSIQEGGTAPTPTSFPLCVDENTSSPLIAKGSEPSTHFSSPNLLSMPEALVLKNKAPRWHEQLQCWCLNFRGRVTVASVKNFQLVAVVDPSLNIPAAEQEKVILQFGKIGKDIFTMDYRYPLSAFQAFAICLSSYDGKPACE; the protein is encoded by the exons ATGAAAGATGGGATTGGCAGCCTATCACGGAAAGGGATTGAGGGGAAGCTTTGGCGAAGCCGAACTGGGTCATATGTAGCCCCTGATGTTGTAGTTCCTTCCGAGCCAATCCAACAAGGGCGGTGGGCAAATTTACCTCCGGAATTGCTTTTGGACATTATTCGAAGGGTTGAAGAGAGCGAAACTTCGTGGCCTGCGAGGACCGTTGTTGTCTTTTGTGCTTCAGTTTGTAAATGTTGGAGAGAGATCACCAAGGAGATCGTCAAAACGCCTGAGGAATGTGGGAAGCTTACCTTCCCTATTTCATTGAAGCAG CCGGGGCCGCGAGATAGTCCAATCCAATGCTATATCAAGAGGGATAGGACAACTTCCACTTACTGCCTCTATTTTGGTCTGACCCCAT CCGAGAACGAGAGTGATAAATTACTGTTGGCAGCCAAAAAGATCAGAAGGGCAACAAGCACAGACTTCATAATTTCTTTGGTCGCGGATGATTTTTCTCGAGCCAGCAATACGTATCTTGGAAAACTTAG GTCTAATTTTTTGGGAACCAAGTTCACTATATATGATAGTCAACCCCCAAAAGATGCTGCAATTCAACATACTACTCGGCTGAGTCGAAGATTTAGCGCTAGACAAGTATCTCCAAGATTACCTGCATTTAACTATAGCATAGCCACAATGTCCTATGAGCTCAATGTTCTTCGAAAAAGAGGTCCTAGGAGATTGCATTGTGTAATCCATTCAATTCCCGTCTCATCTATTCAAGAAGGTGGCACCGCCCCAACTCCAACTTCATTTCCTCTGTGTGTTGATGAAAATACCTCATCCCCACTGATCGCTAAAGGAAGCGAGCCCAGCACGCATTTCAGCTCTCCAAATCTTCTGAGTATGCCAGAGGCACTTGTTCTTAAAAACAAAGCCCCGAGATGGCACGAGCAATTGCAATGCTGGTGCCTGAATTTCAGAGGTCGTGTCACTGTAGCATCTGTTAAAAATTTCCAGCTCGTGGCAGTTGTGGATCCTTCACTTAACATCCCTGCTGCAGAACAAGAAAAGGTGATTCTACAGTTTGGAAAGATTGGAAAAGATATCTTTACTATGGATTATCGCTACCCATTATCTGCATTTCAAGCATTTGCAATCTGCTTGAGCAGCTACGATGGTAAACCAGCCTGCGAGTGA
- the LOC140964409 gene encoding tubby-like F-box protein 5 isoform X1, producing the protein MSFKSIVRELKDMKDGIGSLSRKGIEGKLWRSRTGSYVAPDVVVPSEPIQQGRWANLPPELLLDIIRRVEESETSWPARTVVVFCASVCKCWREITKEIVKTPEECGKLTFPISLKQPGPRDSPIQCYIKRDRTTSTYCLYFGLTPSENESDKLLLAAKKIRRATSTDFIISLVADDFSRASNTYLGKLRSNFLGTKFTIYDSQPPKDAAIQHTTRLSRRFSARQVSPRLPAFNYSIATMSYELNVLRKRGPRRLHCVIHSIPVSSIQEGGTAPTPTSFPLCVDENTSSPLIAKGSEPSTHFSSPNLLSMPEALVLKNKAPRWHEQLQCWCLNFRGRVTVASVKNFQLVAVVDPSLNIPAAEQEKVILQFGKIGKDIFTMDYRYPLSAFQAFAICLSSYDGKPACE; encoded by the exons ATGTCATTTAAGAGCATTGTTCGAGAGCTAAAGGATATGAAAGATGGGATTGGCAGCCTATCACGGAAAGGGATTGAGGGGAAGCTTTGGCGAAGCCGAACTGGGTCATATGTAGCCCCTGATGTTGTAGTTCCTTCCGAGCCAATCCAACAAGGGCGGTGGGCAAATTTACCTCCGGAATTGCTTTTGGACATTATTCGAAGGGTTGAAGAGAGCGAAACTTCGTGGCCTGCGAGGACCGTTGTTGTCTTTTGTGCTTCAGTTTGTAAATGTTGGAGAGAGATCACCAAGGAGATCGTCAAAACGCCTGAGGAATGTGGGAAGCTTACCTTCCCTATTTCATTGAAGCAG CCGGGGCCGCGAGATAGTCCAATCCAATGCTATATCAAGAGGGATAGGACAACTTCCACTTACTGCCTCTATTTTGGTCTGACCCCAT CCGAGAACGAGAGTGATAAATTACTGTTGGCAGCCAAAAAGATCAGAAGGGCAACAAGCACAGACTTCATAATTTCTTTGGTCGCGGATGATTTTTCTCGAGCCAGCAATACGTATCTTGGAAAACTTAG GTCTAATTTTTTGGGAACCAAGTTCACTATATATGATAGTCAACCCCCAAAAGATGCTGCAATTCAACATACTACTCGGCTGAGTCGAAGATTTAGCGCTAGACAAGTATCTCCAAGATTACCTGCATTTAACTATAGCATAGCCACAATGTCCTATGAGCTCAATGTTCTTCGAAAAAGAGGTCCTAGGAGATTGCATTGTGTAATCCATTCAATTCCCGTCTCATCTATTCAAGAAGGTGGCACCGCCCCAACTCCAACTTCATTTCCTCTGTGTGTTGATGAAAATACCTCATCCCCACTGATCGCTAAAGGAAGCGAGCCCAGCACGCATTTCAGCTCTCCAAATCTTCTGAGTATGCCAGAGGCACTTGTTCTTAAAAACAAAGCCCCGAGATGGCACGAGCAATTGCAATGCTGGTGCCTGAATTTCAGAGGTCGTGTCACTGTAGCATCTGTTAAAAATTTCCAGCTCGTGGCAGTTGTGGATCCTTCACTTAACATCCCTGCTGCAGAACAAGAAAAGGTGATTCTACAGTTTGGAAAGATTGGAAAAGATATCTTTACTATGGATTATCGCTACCCATTATCTGCATTTCAAGCATTTGCAATCTGCTTGAGCAGCTACGATGGTAAACCAGCCTGCGAGTGA
- the LOC140963725 gene encoding LOW QUALITY PROTEIN: serine/threonine-protein kinase SAPK7-like (The sequence of the model RefSeq protein was modified relative to this genomic sequence to represent the inferred CDS: substituted 2 bases at 2 genomic stop codons) — protein sequence MDKYEVVKDLGAGNFGVARLLRHKETKELVAVKYIERGHKIDENVAREIINHRSLRHPNIIRFKEVVLTPTHLAIVMEYAVGGELFDRICTAGRFSEDEARFFFQQLISGVCYCHSMVSINIXXXTLLDGKPAPRLKICDFGYSKSSVLHSRPKSTVGTPAYIAPEVLNRREYDGKMADVWSCGVTLYVMLVGAYPFEDPNDPKNFRKTISRIMGVQYTIPDYVYISRDCRHLLSRIFVALPSRRISIKEIKNHPWFLKNLPSDLTETNQAVYYQKDNPSFSFQTIDEIMKIVTEAKIPPPSSRPVPGFGWGGEVDQEWESDIEEDDDNNEDEYDKQVKQVHASGEFYLNSS from the exons ATGGACAAGTACGAGGTTGTGAAGGATTTGGGAGCTGGAAATTTCGGCGTCGCCAGGCTTTTAAGGCACAAAGAAACGAAGGAACTCGTCGCCGTGAAATACATCGAGCGTGGCCATAAG ATTGATGAGAATGTGGCCAGAGAAATAATCAATCACAGATCGCTTCGACATCCCAATATAATTCGCTTCAAAGAG GTTGTGTTAACACCAACACATTTGGCTATCGTGATGGAATATGCAGTTGGTGGAGAACTATTCGATCGAATCTGTACCGCCGGTAGATTTAGTGAAGATGAG GCCAGGTTCTTCTTTCAGCAGTTGATTTCTGGAGTCTGTTACTGCCACTCCATGGTAAGTATAAATATATAGTAAANCACTTTACTAGACGGAAAGCCAGCACCTCGGCTCAAAATCTGTGATTTTGGTTACTCCAAG TCATCTGTATTGCATTCGAGGCCGAAGTCAACGGTCGGCACACCGGCGTATATAGCACCGGAAGTTCTCAATCGTCGAGAATATGATGGAAAG ATGGCAGATGTGTGGTCGTGTGGAGTCACACTTTACGTGATGTTGGTGGGAGCTTACCCTTTCGAAGATCCAAATGATCCGAAGAATTTCAGGAAGACAATTTCA AGGATTATGGGCGTTCAATACACGATCCCAGATTATGTCTATATTTCTCGAGATTGTAGGCACCTTTTATCGCGTATTTTTGTCGCACTTCCATCCCgg AGAATCAGCATAAAAGAGATAAAAAACCATCCTTGGTTCTTGAAGAATTTGCCAAGCGATCTTACTGAAACTAATCAAGCAGTGTACTACCAGAAGGATAATCCTAGTTTTTCCTTTCAAACCATTGATGAAATAATGAAGATAGTTACTGAAGCCAAAATTCCACCTCCCTCATCTAGACCAGTTCCGGGTTTCGGTTGGGGAGGAGAAGTGGATCAAGAATGGGAGTCCGATATAGAAGAAGATGATGACAACAACGAAGATGAGTATGATAAGCAAGTGAAGCAGGTTCATGCAAGTGGAGAGTTCTATCTTAATTCATCATGA
- the LOC140963724 gene encoding ferrochelatase-2, chloroplastic-like, with product MNQSSMNIRIQTPSPPLLLPRAKLSSHETCPCSRVQLEALSIYNLAKRSLATRFYLGWPRTPVTMAQPLHTNSSQPGVLATPGSQEMSSTSIVGNEKLGVLLLNLGGPETLEDVQPFLFNLFADPDIIRLPRPFRFLQKPLAQFVSVVRSPKSKEGYASIGGGSPLRRITDAQAEELKKALCAKNVLANVYVGMRYWHPFTEEAIEQIKRDKITKLVVLPLYPQFSISTSGSSLRLLENIFREDEYLVNMQHTVIPSWYQREGYIKAMGDLIEKELGNFDRPEEVMIFFSAHGVPLAYVEDAGDPYKAEMEECVDLIMEELEKRRIDNAYTLAYQSRVGPVEWLKPYTDETIIELGRKGVKSLLAVPISFVSEHIETLEEIDVEYKELALESGIENWGRVPALGCEPTFILDLADAVIESLPYVGAMAVSNLEARQSLVPLGSVEELLAAYDSQRRQLPPPVLVWEWGWTKSAETWNGRAAMLAVLVLLVLEVTTGEGFLHQWGVLSLFR from the exons ATGAACCAATCATCGATGAATATACGAATTCAGACCCCTTCCCCTCCACT ACTACTGCCGCGGGCCAAACTTTCTTCCCATGAGACATGTCCTTGCAGTAGAGTACAATTGGAGGCTTTGTCCATTTATAATTTGGCAAAGCGATCCCTGGCTACAAGATTTTACCTGGGATGGCCCAGGACACCTGTAACTATGGCACAACCTCTGCACACAAACTCATCACAGCCAGGAGTTCTGGCCACTCCTGGATCTCAAGAAATGTCCTCTACTTCAATTGTTGGTAATGAAAAGTTAGGGGTTCTATTACTTAATCTTGGAGGCCCTGAAACTCTAGAAGATGTGCAGCCATTCCTGTTTAACCTTTTTGCTGATCCG GATATAATTCGACTGCCAAGGCCATTTCGTTTTCTTCAAAAGCCTCTGGCACAGTTCGTATCTGTTGTTAGATCTCCTAAGAGCAAAGAAGGCTATGCTTCAATAGGTGGTGGTTCTCCTCTGCGGCGTATTACTGATGCCCAG GCCGAGGAGTTGAAAAAGGCACTATGTGCTAAGAATGTCCTTGCGAATGTGTATGTTGGTATGCGTTACTGGCATCCATTTACTGAAGAAGCTATTGAACAG atTAAGCGAGACAAAATTACAAAACTCGTTGTACTTCCTCTCTACCCccaattttcaatatcaactaGTGGTTCAAGCCTTCGGCTTCTGGAGAATATATTCAG GGAGGATGAATATCTAGTGAACATGCAACACACTGTCATTCCTTCATGGTATCAGCGTGAAGGATATATAAAAGCTATGGGAGACTTGATTGAGAAAGAGTTGGGAAATTTTGATCGCCCAGAGGAG gtgatgattttttttagtgCTCACGGGGTACCTCTTGCATACGTGGAGGATGCTGGTGATCCATACAAGGCTGAAATGGAGGAATGCGTGGACTTGATTATGGAAGAACTGGAAAAGAGAAGGATAGACAACGCATATACCCTTGCCTATCAG AGTAGGGTTGGGCCAGTAGAGTGGCTGAAGCCATACACAGATGAGACAATAATTGAGCTTGGAAGGAAAGGAGTGAAGAGTCTCCTGGCTGTCCCAATTAG TTTTGTGAGCGAACATATTGAGACATTAGAGGAAATCGATGTTGAATACAAGGAGTTGGCTTTAGAATCTGGCATAGAGAACTGGGGACGCGTTCCAGCACTTGGCTGTGAACCTACTTTTATTTTGGATTTGGCTGATGCAGTAATTGAAAGTCTTCCATATGTTGGAGCAATGGCCGTTTCCAATCTTGAAGCTCGACAG TCATTAGTTCCACTTGGAAGTGTGGAAGAGCTTCTTGCTGCATATGATTCACAGCGTAGGCAGTTACCTCCCCCTGTTCTTGTTTGGGAATGGGGCTGGACAAAAAGTGCAGAAACATGGAATGGAAGGGCAGCAATGCTGGCTGTACTTGTTCTGCTGGTGCTTGAAGTGACCACTGGAGAAGGTTTTTTACATCAGTGGGGTGTTTTGTCCTTGTTTCGATGA
- the LOC140965148 gene encoding TOM1-like protein 5: MAAELVSFATSDKLTDTDWTKNIEICELVAHDHKQAKVVIKAIKKRLGSKNSNTQLFSVMLLEMLMNNVGESVHKLVIEMGILPILVKIVKKKSELPVREKIFLLLDAAQTSLGGASGRFPQYYSVYFELVNSGVQFPQRPQDVQRPQDVRKPHSANVNKNNPPDKESAAPASERNMAQAQAQDENVSGLSILEKAGTALEVLRDVLNAVDTQHPEGAKDEFTLDLVEQCSFQKQRVMHLAMTSRDEKVVSQAIELNEQLERVLQRHDALLACRTTSTPNHMDHQETEVEEEEEAEQLYRRIRKGKACIRPEDDGDHPIDRPLGLIGRSVPSEMLHRPLIRPLTLEPQQEMVNRSSPVESKQEAITGKPTVAIPPPPAKHVEREKFFQEHKPDGSTTANGHMRNLSLHSRNASSSRSGSMDFSD; the protein is encoded by the exons ATGGCCGCCGAACTTGTTAGTTTTGCAACAAGCGACAAACTTACTGATACCGATTGGACAAAAAATATCGAAATCTGCGAACTAGTCGCCCATGATCACAA ACAAGCTAAAGTTGTCATAAAAGCTATTAAAAAACGTCTTGGAAGCAAAAACTCAAACACTCAACTCTTTTCCGTGATG TTGCTGGAAATGTTAATGAATAATGTTGGAGAATCTGTCCACAAGCTGGTTATAGAGATGGGAATTCTTCCTATACTTGTTAAAATAGTTAAGAAAAAG TCGGAACTTCCCGTACGGGAAAAGATTTTTCTTCTGCTAGATGCAGCTCAGACATCTCTTGGCGGAGCTTCTGGAAGGTTTCCTCAGTATTATAGTGTTTACTTTGAATTAGTG AATTCAGGTGTGCAATTTCCTCAGAGGCCTCAAGACGTTCAGAGGCCTCAAGACGTCCGGAAACCTCATTCAGCGAATGTGAATAAAAATAATCCACCAGATAAGGAATCTGCTGCTCCTGCAAGTGAAAGAAACATGGCACAAGCACAAGCACAGGATGAGAATGTTTCTGGATTAAG TATTCTTGAAAAGGCTGGTACGGCATTAGAAGTTTTGAGGGACGTACTCAATGCTGTTGATACTCAACATCCTGag GGAGCCAAGGATGAGTTTACACTTGATCTCGTGGAACAGTGTTCATTTCAAAAGCAACGAGTAATGCATCTTGCTATGACTTCTAG GGATGAAAAGGTGGTTTCACAAGCAATCGAGCTTAATGAGCAGCTAGAAAGAGTGTTACAAAGGCACGATGCTCTTTTAGCTTGCAGGACAACGTCGACTCCAAATCATATGGATCATCAAGAAACAGAGGTAGAAGAAGAGGAGGAGGCAGAACAACTTTATCGAAG GATAAGGAAAGGAAAAGCTTGTATACGGCCAGAAGATGACGGAGACCACCCCATAGATAGACCATTGGGGTTGATTGGGCGTTCTGTGCCATCTGAAATGCTCCATCGTCCCCTCATACGACCTCTAACTCTTGAGCCACAGCAAGAAATGGTTAACCGGTCATCACCCGTGGAGTCAAAACAAGAAGCCATTACAGGTAAACCCACAGTTGCAATCCCACCGCCACCAGCTAAACATGTGGAGCGCGAGAAGTTCTTCCAGGAGCATAAACCAGACGGCTCTACCACGGCTAACGGCCATATGAGAAACCTCTCATTACACAGTCGAAATGCCAGTAGCTCTCGCAGTGGAAGTATGGATTTCAGTGACTAA